The following are encoded together in the Phragmites australis chromosome 19, lpPhrAust1.1, whole genome shotgun sequence genome:
- the LOC133900233 gene encoding LOW QUALITY PROTEIN: probable protein phosphatase 2C 74 (The sequence of the model RefSeq protein was modified relative to this genomic sequence to represent the inferred CDS: inserted 1 base in 1 codon): protein MKLTLTYVPSLFYRGASGGACIATALVKGGDLYVAHLGDCRAVLSRDGAAAALTADHTCAREDEQARIEREGGYVSRSGSGVWRXSLAVSHAFGDGGLKRWVVAEPAVARVSLGAGYYFLVIASDGLWDKVSNQEAVDAVARGMSRAASCSELVDMARRRGSMDDVTVMVVDLGRFVR, encoded by the exons ATGAAATTGACACTTACGTACGTTCCTTCGCTTTTTTACCGG GGTGCAAGCGGTGGTGCATGCATCGCGACGGCGCTGGTGAAGGGCGGCGACCTCTACGTGGCGCACCTGGGCGACTGCCGCGCCGTGCTGAGCCGCGAcggcgccgcggccgcgctGACGGCCGACCACACCTGCGCGAGGGAGGACGAGCAGGCCCGCATCGAGCGGGAGGGCGGCTACGTGAgccgcagcggcagcggcgtgTGGC GCAGCCTGGCCGTGTCGCACGCGTTCGGCGACGGGGGGCTCAAGCGGTGGGTCGTCGCCGAGCCGGCAGTCGCCAGGGTGTCCCTGGGCGCCGGGTACTACTTCCTTGTCATCGCGTCCGACGGGCTCTGGGACAAGGTGAGCAACCAGGAGGCCGTGGACGCCGTCGCCAGGGGCATGAGCAGGGCGGCGTCCTGCAGCGAGCTGGTGGACATGGCGCGGCGTAGGGGGAGCATGGACGATGTCACCGTCATGGTCGTCGATCTCGGGAGGTTTGTACGATAG